In Tachysurus fulvidraco isolate hzauxx_2018 chromosome 1, HZAU_PFXX_2.0, whole genome shotgun sequence, a single window of DNA contains:
- the LOC113662286 gene encoding histone H2B: MPEPAKTAPKKGSKKAVTKTAGKGGKKRRKTRKESYAIYVYKVLKQVHPDTGISSKAMGIMNSFVNDIFERIAGESSRLAHYNKRSTITSREIQTAVRLLLPGELAKHAVSEGTKAVTKYTSSK; encoded by the coding sequence ATGCCTGAACCAGCTAAGACCGCGCCTAAGAAGGGCTCCAAGAAGGCCGTGACCAAGACGGCAGGTAAAGGCGGCAAGAAGCGCAGAAAGACCAGGAAGGAGAGTTACGCCATCTACGTGTACAAAGTGCTGAAGCAGGTGCACCCTGATACCGGGATCTCCTCTAAGGCTATGGGCATCATGAACTCGTTTGTCAACGATATTTTTGAGCGCATCGCCGGTGAGTCTTCTCGTCTGGCTCATTACAACAAGCgctccaccatcacctctaGAGAGATCCAGACAGCCGTGCGTCTGTTACTTCCCGGAGAGTTGGCCAAGCACGCCGTGTCTGAGGGCACCAAGGCCGTCACCAAGTACACCAGCTCCAAGTAA
- the LOC125140764 gene encoding histone H4, with amino-acid sequence MSGRGKGGKGLGKGGAKRHRKVLRDNIQGITKPAIRRLARRGGVKRISGLIYEETRGVLKVFLENVIRDAVTYTEHAKRKTVTAMDVVYALKRQGRTLYGFGG; translated from the coding sequence ATGTCTGGTAGAGGTAAAGGCGGTAAGGGACTCGGCAAAGGGGGCGCAAAGCGTCATCGTAAGGTCCTTCGCGACAACATCCAGGGAATCACCAAGCCGGCTATTCGCCGTCTGGCTCGCCGTGGCGGTGTTAAGCGTATTTCTGGTCTGATCTACGAAGAGACTCGCGGTGTGCTGAAAGTCTTCTTGGAGAACGTGATCCGCGATGCTGTCACCTACACCGAGCACGCTAAGAGAAAGACCGTCACCGCCATGGATGTGGTGTACGCCCTGAAACGCCAGGGGCGCACTCTGTATGGCTTCGGCGGGTAA
- the LOC113662278 gene encoding histone H2A-like, whose product MSGRGKTGGKTRAKAKTRSSRAGLQFPVGRVHRLLRKGNYAERVGAGAPVYLAAVLEYLTAEILELAGNAARDNKKTRIIPRHLQLAVRNDEELNKLLGGVTIAQGGVLPNIQAVLLPKKTEKAVKTK is encoded by the coding sequence ATGAGTGGAAGAGGCAAAACCGGCGGTAAAACTAGGGCAAAGGCCAAGACTCGTTCATCCAGGGCCGGACTGCAATTCCCCGTGGGTCGTGTGCACAGGCTTCTGCGTAAGGGTAACTACGCCGAGCGCGTCGGTGCCGGCGCTCCGGTTTACTTGGCCGCTGTGCTCGAGTATCTGACTGCTGAGATCCTCGAGTTGGCTGGCAACGCCGCCCGTGACAACAAGAAGACCCGTATCATTCCCCGCCACCTGCAGCTCGCTGTGCGTAACGACGAGGAGTTGAACAAACTGCTCGGAGGAGTGACCATCGCTCAGGGAGGTGTACTGCCCAACATCCAGGCCGTGCTGCTGCCCAAGAAGACCGAGAAGGCCGTCAAGACCAAGTAA
- the LOC113662288 gene encoding histone H2B-like has translation MPEPAKTAPKKGSKKAVTKTAGKGGKKRRKTRKESYAIYVYKVLKQVHPDTGISSKAMGIMNSFVNDIFERIAGESSRLAHYNKRSTISSREIQTAVRLLLPGELAKHAVSEGTKAVTKYTSSK, from the coding sequence ATGCCTGAACCAGCTAAGACCGCGCCTAAGAAGGGCTCCAAGAAAGCTGTAACTAAGACGGCAGGTAAAGGCGGCAAGAAGCGCAGAAAGACCAGGAAGGAGAGTTACGCCATCTACGTGTACAAAGTGCTGAAGCAGGTGCACCCTGATACCGGGATCTCCTCTAAGGCCATGGGCATCATGAACTCGTTCGTCAACGATATTTTTGAGCGCATCGCCGGTGAGTCTTCTCGTCTGGCTCACTACAACAAGCGCTCCACCATCTCCTCCAGGGAGATCCAGACTGCCGTGCGTCTGTTGCTTCCCGGAGAGTTGGCCAAGCACGCCGTGTCTGAGGGCACCAAGGCCGTCACCAAGTACACCAGCTCCAAGTAA
- the LOC113662281 gene encoding histone H2A-like: MSGRGKTGGKTRAKAKTRSSRAGLQFPVGRVHRLLRKGNYAERVGAGAPVYLAAVLEYLTAEILELAGNAARDNKKTRIIPRHLQLAVRNDEELNKLLGGVTIAQGGVLPNIQAVLLPKKTEKAVKTK; the protein is encoded by the coding sequence ATGAGTGGAAGAGGCAAAACTGGTGGTAAAACTAGGGCAAAGGCCAAGACTCGTTCATCCAGGGCCGGACTGCAATTTCCCGTGGGTCGTGTGCACAGGCTTCTGCGTAAGGGTAACTATGCCGAGCGCGTCGGTGCCGGCGCTCCGGTTTATTTGGCCGCTGTGCTCGAGTATCTGACTGCCGAGATCCTCGAGTTGGCTGGCAACGCCGCCCGTGACAACAAGAAGACCCGTATCATTCCCCGCCACCTGCAGCTCGCTGTGCGTAACGACGAGGAGCTGAACAAACTGCTCGGAGGAGTGACCATCGCTCAGGGAGGTGTACTGCCCAACATCCAGGCAGTGTTGCTGCCCAAAAAGACCGAGAAGGCCGTCAAGACCAAGTAA
- the LOC113662271 gene encoding histone H3, whose amino-acid sequence MARTKQTARKSTGGKAPRKQLATKAARKSAPATGGVKKPHRYRPGTVALREIRRYQKSTELLIRKLPFQRLVREIAQDFKTDLRFQSSAVMALQEASEAYLVGLFEDTNLCAIHAKRVTIMPKDIQLARRIRGERA is encoded by the coding sequence ATGGCAAGAACCAAGCAGACCGCCCGTAAGTCCACTGGTGGCAAAGCGCCCAGGAAGCAGCTCGCCACTAAGGCTGCACGCAAGAGCGCCCCGGCTACCGGCGGCGTGAAGAAGCCTCACCGTTACAGGCCCGGCACCGTGGCTCTGAGGGAGATCCGCCGTTATCAGAAGTCTACTGAGCTGCTTATCCGCAAGCTGCCCTTCCAGCGCCTGGTCAGAGAAATCGCTCAGGATTTCAAGACCGACTTGCGTTTCCAGAGCTCGGCCGTCATGGCCTTGCAGGAGGCTAGCGAGGCATACCTGGTCGGTCTGTTCGAGGACACCAACCTGTGCGCCATTCACGCCAAGCGAGTGACCATCATGCCTAAGGACATTCAGCTGGCCCGCCGTATTCGCGGGGAGCGCGCTTAA
- the LOC113662300 gene encoding histone H2B, translating to MPEPAKTAPKKGSKKAVTKTAGKGGKKRRKTRKESYAIYVYKVLKQVHPDTGISSKAMGIMNSFVNDIFERIAGESSRLAHYNKRSTITSREIQTAVRLLLPGELAKHAVSEGTKAVTKYTSSK from the coding sequence ATGCCTGAACCAGCTAAAACCGCGCCTAAGAAGGGATCCAAGAAAGCCGTAACGAAGACGGCAGGCAAAGGTGGCAAGAAGCGCAGAAAGACCAGGAAGGAGAGTTACGCCATCTACGTGTACAAAGTGCTGAAGCAGGTGCACCCTGATACCGGGATCTCCTCTAAGGCTATGGGCATCATGAACTCGTTTGTCAACGATATTTTTGAGCGCATCGCCGGTGAGTCTTCTCGTCTGGCTCATTACAACAAGCgctccaccatcacctctaGAGAGATCCAGACTGCCGTGCGTCTGTTGCTTCCCGGAGAGTTGGCCAAGCACGCCGTGTCTGAGGGCACCAAGGCCGTCACCAAGTACACCAGCTCCAAGTAA
- the LOC113662294 gene encoding histone H4: MSGRGKGGKGLGKGGAKRHRKVLRDNIQGITKPAIRRLARRGGVKRISGLIYEETRGVLKVFLENVIRDAVTYTEHAKRKTVTAMDVVYALKRQGRTLYGFGG; the protein is encoded by the coding sequence ATGTCTGGTAGAGGTAAAGGCGGTAAGGGACTCGGCAAAGGGGGCGCAAAGCGTCATCGTAAAGTCCTGCGAGACAACATCCAGGGAATCACCAAGCCGGCTATTCGCCGTCTGGCTCGCCGTGGCGGTGTTAAGCGTATTTCTGGTCTGATCTACGAAGAGACTCGCGGTGTGCTGAAAGTCTTCTTGGAGAACGTGATCCGCGATGCCGTCACCTACACCGAGCACGCTAAGAGAAAGACCGTCACCGCTATGGATGTGGTGTACGCCCTGAAACGCCAGGGGCGCACTCTGTATGGCTTCGGCGGGTAA
- the LOC113662291 gene encoding histone H2B-like, translating into MPEPAKTAPKKGSKKAVTKTAGKGGKKRRKTRKESYAIYVYKVLKQVHPDTGISSKAMGIMNSFVNDIFERIAGESSRLAHYNKRSTISSREIQTAVRLLLPGELAKHAVSEGTKAVTKYTSSK; encoded by the coding sequence ATGCCTGAACCAGCTAAAACCGCGCCTAAGAAGGGCTCCAAGAAGGCCGTGACCAAGACGGCAGGTAAAGGCGGCAAGAAGCGCAGAAAGACCAGGAAGGAGAGTTACGCCATCTACGTGTACAAAGTGCTGAAGCAGGTGCACCCTGATACCGGGATCTCCTCTAAGGCTATGGGCATCATGAACTCGTTCGTCAACGATATTTTTGAGCGCATCGCCGGTGAGTCTTCTCGTCTTGCTCACTACAACAAGCGCTCCACCATCTCCTCCAGGGAGATCCAGACTGCCGTGCGTCTGTTGCTTCCCGGAGAGTTGGCCAAGCACGCCGTGTCTGAGGGCACCAAGGCCGTCACCAAGTACACCAGCTCCAAGTAA
- the LOC113662290 gene encoding histone H2B, with protein MPEPAKTAPKKGSKKAVTKTAGKGGKKRRKTRKESYAIYVYKVLKQVHPDTGISSKAMGIMNSFVNDIFERIAGESSRLAHYNKRSTITSREIQTAVRLLLPGELAKHAVSEGTKAVTKYTSSK; from the coding sequence ATGCCTGAACCAGCTAAAACCGCGCCTAAGAAGGGCTCCAAGAAAGCCGTGACCAAGACGGCAGGCAAAGGCGGCAAGAAGCGCAGAAAGACCAGGAAGGAGAGTTACGCCATCTACGTGTACAAAGTGCTGAAGCAGGTGCACCCTGATACCGGGATCTCCTCTAAGGCTATGGGCATCATGAACTCGTTTGTCAACGATATTTTTGAGCGCATCGCCGGTGAGTCTTCTCGTCTGGCTCATTACAACAAGCgctccaccatcacctctaGAGAGATCCAGACTGCCGTGCGTCTGTTGCTTCCCGGAGAGTTGGCCAAGCACGCCGTGTCTGAGGGCACCAAGGCCGTCACCAAGTACACCAGCTCCAAGTAA
- the LOC113662279 gene encoding histone H2A-like, with product MSGRGKTGGKTRAKAKTRSSRAGLQFPVGRVHRLLRKGNYAERVGAGAPVYLAAVLEYLTAEILELAGNAARDNKKTRIIPRHLQLAVRNDEELNKLLGGVTIAQGGVLPNIQAVLLPKKTEKAVKTK from the coding sequence ATGAGTGGAAGAGGCAAAACTGGCGGTAAAACTAGGGCTAAGGCCAAGACTCGTTCATCCAGGGCTGGACTGCAGTTCCCCGTTGGTCGTGTGCACAGGCTTCTGCGTAAGGGTAACTATGCCGAGCGCGTCGGTGCCGGCGCTCCGGTTTACTTGGCCGCAGTGCTCGAGTATCTGACTGCCGAGATCCTCGAGTTGGCTGGCAACGCCGCCCGTGACAACAAGAAGACCCGTATCATTCCCCGCCACCTGCAGCTCGCTGTGCGTAACGACGAGGAGCTGAACAAACTGCTCGGAGGAGTGACCATCGCTCAGGGAGGTGTACTGCCCAACATCCAGGCCGTGCTGCTGCCCAAGAAGACCGAGAAGGCCGTCAAGACCAAGTAA
- the LOC113662267 gene encoding histone H1-like: MAEVAPAPAAAAPAKAPKKKAASRTKKTGPSVGELIVKAVSSSKERSGVSLAALKKALAAGGYDVEKNNSRVKLAVKGLVTKGTLVQTKGTGASGSFKLNKKQTEVKKPAKKAAPKATKAAAKKPAAAKKPKKVAAKKPAAKKSPKKTKKPVAVAKKATKSPKKAKKPVTPKKAAKSPKKAKKPATPKKVKAVKPKTSKPKATKAKKAPKKK; the protein is encoded by the coding sequence atggCTGAAGTCGCTCCCGCTCCCGCCGCCGCCGCGCCGGCCAAAGCGCCCAAGAAGAAGGCAGCTTCGAGGACCAAGAAAACCGGCCCTAGCGTCGGCGAGCTCATCGTCAAGGCGGTTTCCTCGTCCAAGGAGAGGAGCGGCGTGTCTCTTGCCGCCCTGAAGAAAGCTTTGGCTGCCGGCGGATACGACGTGGAGAAGAACAACTCTCGCGTCAAGCTCGCCGTCAAGGGCCTCGTTACTAAGGGCACTCTGGTGCAGACCAAAGGGACCGGAGCGTCTGGATCTTTCAAGCTGAACAAGAAGCAGACCGAAGTTAAGAAGCCCGCAAAGAAAGCCGCGCCCAAAGCGACAAAGGCGGCCGCCAAAAAGCCCGCTGCGGCTAAGAAGCCCAAGAAAGTAGCGGCCAAGAAACCCGCGGCCAAGAAATCTCCCAAGAAGACGAAGAAGCCCGTCGCTGTCGCCAAGAAAGCCACCAAAAGCCCCAAGAAGGCAAAAAAGCCGGTGACCCCCAAGAAGGCAGCCAAGAGCCCTAAGAAGGCCAAAAAGCCGGCGACCCCCAAGAAGGTGAAGGCTGTGAAGCCCAAGACCTCAAAGCCCAAAGCGACGAAGGCCAAAAAGGCTCCCAAGAAGAAATAA